A DNA window from Ctenopharyngodon idella isolate HZGC_01 chromosome 10, HZGC01, whole genome shotgun sequence contains the following coding sequences:
- the LOC127521311 gene encoding purine-rich element-binding protein gamma-like isoform X3: MIMADSHRRGTDRGRGRMTSGYSQQYASSKASDIQELASKRVDIQKKRFYLDVKQSTRGRFLKIAEVWIGRGRHDNIRKSKLTLSMSMAPDLRYCLGDFIDYYAHIGLRGCQAPDRRPEEQSNGQGRALEPRRRAADQAASPIGSAASEEQTHRVLKSEFIERDNRKYYLDLKENQRGRFLRIRQTVTRGHGGMGYYGQGIEQTIVLPAQGLIEFRDALSQLIDDYGDDEPERACARNHDESPELPEAASFRVDNKRFYFDVGSNRFGVFLKISEVRQPYRNTITVPLKAWARFGENFIRYEEEMRHIFSCHKEKRTDTEEHED; the protein is encoded by the coding sequence ATGATTATGGCCGATAGTCACCGGAGGGGCACAGACAGAGGCAGAGGCAGGATGACATCAGGATACTCGCAGCAGTACGCGAGCAGCAAAGCATCAGACATACAGGAGCTCGCATCCAAGCGCGTGGACATCCAGAAGAAGCGCTTCTACCTGGACGTGAAGCAGAGCACCCGCGGCCGCTTCCTGAAGATCGCCGAGGTGTGGATCGGCCGAGGCAGACACGACAACATCCGCAAGAGCAAACTCACCCTGTCCATGTCCATGGCGCCCGACTTGCGCTACTGCCTGGGCGACTTCATCGATTACTACGCGCACATAGGGCTCCGAGGATGCCAGGCGCCGGACCGCCGACCAGAGGAGCAGAGCAACGGCCAGGGCCGCGCGCTGGAACCCCGCCGGAGAGCAGCGGACCAAGCGGCGTCTCCCATCGGCTCCGCCGCATCAGAGGAGCAGACGCACCGGGTGCTGAAGAGCGAGTTCATCGAGCGGGACAACAGAAAGTACTACCTGGACCTAAAGGAGAACCAGCGCGGCCGGTTTCTGCGCATCAGGCAGACCGTCACCCGAGGACACGGCGGCATGGGTTACTACGGGCAGGGCATCGAGCAGACCATCGTGCTGCCCGCGCAAGGGCTCATCGAGTTCCGAGACGCGCTGTCTCAGCTCATCGACGACTACGGGGACGACGAACCCGAGCGGGCCTGCGCGCGGAACCACGACGAGTCGCCCGAACTGCCCGAGGCGGCGTCGTTCCGCGTCGATAACAAGCGCTTTTACTTCGACGTGGGCTCGAACAGGTTTGGCGTGTTTCTGAAGATCAGCGAGGTCCGGCAGCCCTACAGGAACACCATCACCGTCCCGCTGAAAGCCTGGGCGCGCTTCGGGGAGAACTTCATAAGGTACGAGGAGGAGATGCGACACATCTTCAGCTGTCATAAAGAGAAGAGGACAGACACGGAGGAGCACGAGGATTGA